The genomic stretch TATGATCTTTCGACGTAAACGCTGCAGTAGTGATTGCTCTTTATGCTTCAGGTCAGACCATCTTTTTCTAAGTTGATCCTTCTCCCTTGTCGctccataaatagtctccagattgTGCACAATATGGTCCAAGATGTCGCTTTTCCGTTCGTTTGGTCGTGAGTATACTCTAATGCGACAGTCATAGTCATACTTGTCCATAATTCTGACCATCTCCATCATTTCCTCCCTGCTCATAGCTGTGGCTCTGCAATATGTCCGTCTGCGCGGCATCGTGTACATTTGTAGCAGAAGTGATGTAACAGGAAGTGATCGCAAGGAATTGTGGGGCAGTAGGCGTGTTGCTATAGTATAACTTCGTTCGCTGAACGTATGTTTTTTGTTCACAGAACGGACTTACATCGCAGAACGGACGTTCTTTATTGAGTCGCTTCATCTTTCTGCATTGGTAGGTGAGTATATTGACATTAGTATTCACATCTTGTTGTCTACACGTCTGCTTCCAAtgtgtgcgcttttatttttgtGTAAATGGTGATGTGTCTTATGCTTGTTAACTAACGTTGGGCAAATTACAAACACAATCATTATAGTTGTGTCAATAAATGCAACATAAAATTAGGTTGCTGTGTATTAAATGTGGGCTATTTATAAATATCTGTGCCTATTCGAAGGAACGTTATGCATTGCCTTCAGTTAATGATGGCACCTATATAATAgactttaaatggtttttaatatTGAGAGTAACGAACGTTTATTACGTTCGTTTAATATCACCTAAATGCATGTAGCAACTTGTAGGTTTGTTCTCCACCTATACCAACAATATTAATAGTCTAAAGTGTTACATTTGTGGTTGTTACCTTTTGCACTTTTATTAGCTATTTTCTCTGATGTGTATGGCTAATGTTTCGACACAATAATTAGAAACTACCtgatattttattgtttttatttccaGGTTACAATAATAAAGAAAATGTCAAATGATGATTTCTTAAATCCGGATTTCCTTAGAGAATTCATTGATAAATACAGATCTTACCCATGTTTATGGAAAATAAAAGCACCAGAATATAAATTTCAAAACATGAAGAACAGAGCCTACGAAAGCCTCAGACAGTTGTGCTGTAAAGTGCATCCACATGCAACCATAGATTATGTGAAAGGAAAAATAGCTAATTTACGTACTGTCTTTAAGAAAGAATATAATAAAGTGAAATCTTCCAAAAAATCTGGATGTGCAGCATCTGAAGTTTATAAGCCCAGGTTATGGTACTACAATCTATTAATGTTTACCATTGATCAGGAGGAGGCCAGACCAAGTATTACCAATTTAACTGAAGATGACACTCATGATGCAAGCACAAGCAGTGTAAACACAAACATGATGTTACCATTGGATGATGAATATGACACACAACATGAAGACatcagtcacacacctgaaaacgtAAGAAgataatgtttttatttattacacTCAATCAAGATAATCCACAAAAATATGTGTAACTTAAATTGTGTTCAAaatcaaaaataaacaaacattaacGAACCATTCTATTTTGCCAAGGAACTGCACCTTCACCATTAAAGTAATGCATATATTGCTCCCTATTGTCTTTGGCAGAAAATGAAGCATTTCTTGGAGCAGATGGTTCAAGTTCTGTTAGAGGCGCTTGTTGTGTGCGCCATTCCCCAGGAATAATGGTTCCTAGCTGCAAGTCCTCATGATCCACACTGTTTGTAGGCATGTAATGTAGTCCATGTCTACGGCGTAGAAAATTATGCAACATGCAGCAAGCATAAACAACAAGGTCGATTTTGTCGATCCGTAGGTTAATTGCAGTATGTAATACTCGGAACCTGTTAGCCAAAATGCCAAAAGCATTTTCAACAATCCTGCGTGCCCTTGAGAGTctataattatattttttttttgacatatTTAAATCACGCTGTGGAAATGGCTTAATAACATGCTCCTGCAGAGCAAATGCTTCATCAGCAACAAACACAAAATTATAACCTTTCTTGGTCTGTCCATTATGCGGAAGATTAAGCCTCTTCTgctttaatttatttaaaaaaaccgtTTGCTCCAGAACGCCACCATCTGATACACGACCATTACTGCCTATGTCGACCATAATGAATTCATAATGGGCATTAACCAATGCCATTAACACTATGCTGTGGAAGCccttgtaattaaaataaaaagatcCACTTCCTCTGGGTGGGGTGATTCTGATATGTTTCCCATCTAATGCTCCTCCACAATTGGGAAAATGCCACAGTTGTTCAAAATCCTCTGCGATGTCAAGCCATTCCTCCTGTGTTCTTGGAAACTGTAGTGTGTAAAGAAATAAATAACAAAATTAtctcaataacatttttttttattttttcaaggaAACATCAGACACATCAGAAATGTTGACACATGAATCCACTTCATCTATGTGTGACATTTCCACAAACCagcaaagaaaagaaaagagggCCAAGAAAAAACAGGCCAATGACATAGAGAAAAATCTGGACGAAGCTGTGCATCAAGCCATGGGAATGTTAAAAGAGACAGAGGATGACATAGATGTATTTGCTATAGGAGTTGGAAAGAAAATGAAACTACTGGAACCAGAACAAAGGCATGCTGCAGAGGTGTATATGACTGATATCTTACACAAAGCAAAAATGCAACAATTAAATACTAATATGCCATCCTATTGTGTAACAAACATGATGCATTCACAACCCATAACAACACTGGCAGCACCACAACAACTCCCATACACTCaactacacacacaaacacaccaacacacacaactACACCCACAACAACACCCACAAGCACACCCACAAGCACAAACACTACCACTGATAAGTACACAACCACGCAGTCAATATCAATATTATGACCAACACTACGCATACAATGTTGACAATGACAGTACACAAGATAATAACCATTACACACAATTATAAAGTATATGTCACATAatgtaaaatgtaatgtaatcAAATATATGAAGTGTAATATATTTGTACAACATTATAcgttaaaaatacaataaagattGTTTGCTTGCAGATGTAATTGACTATTTTCTATAAATAATCATCAGCAACAGATATTACTTTGGTGTCTAAACCTTGGGTGTTGGTGAAATTTTGTGCGGGTGTGTATATATGTTTTTAGCAACATCACACATTTAGGAACAACAGGTGTTGCATGGTTATAGTGTGGAACAAATAATCATGTATATTATAGCAAACATCCTGGTTATTCGACAGAATAATGGGGCAAAATCTGGGGGACATGAATGTCTTATATGTAAagaaacatatacacacacccgCACACATGTACTCCTGCACCCAAGCTTTACACACCAAAGTGACCACCTCCATCACTATCACCACACCTGTCACACAGTGATTGCTATTACTATAATTGTTATGCAAGGTCACAAAACCACACTACACCTTAATGTGGAGTTATATGCGTTGCTGTCACTGGCATGGATTCAAGCTATGTTTACTACACAGTAGGGGAATGCTAGATGACTGAGTATTTTGcacctcctacactgcgcactGAGGATGCATAATCTCTGGCCTCGCCCTGGACCTACATATACCCAGAAAAAACATTAGGCAGATCATGCATGTAGCATTATTACTTACTACACACATTTCTACATATTTACATCTTTTAACTACTTCAACATTCAACTGGTATTTGAACAAATGTAAAGGGTTATGTATGGAAGCCCAAAAAGAACATTACATAAAAATCAATAATAttgaagaaaaataaatatacatattaTGTATTATGTGGGTAGTAACCTTCTTATAATACACTGTGTAGCTATGCACTCATATTAGTTGTAGGGGTAAAACATTGCTCATTGATATTTATTATTGATACTAGGATGAGTTGTTATGTTTACATAGCGTCAGATGAGCCCGTTGAGATGTGAAAATTATAACAATTattcacagtgtatatatatatatatatatatatatatatatatatatatatatatatatatatatatatatatatatatatacacgagtAAATACattctatatatttgttgtacaATATACATACCTTCATATATTCATTCTTTAGGCAACTGATAATTGCTTTGCAAGTGTCTGGTATTATATATCCAAGAGCTTGAGGTGAGATGCCAGTACTGAATTTTAAGTCTTGGAATGCTCTACCAGTGGCCAAGAAACGCAAAGTTGCTATTAATCTTTGCTCAGGGGTTATGGCCTTCCTCATCCATGTGTCTTGTTTAGCAATCATTGGTGTTAGTAGCCTCAACAGATATTGAAATGTGGCATCAGGCATACGTAAATAATTGCGAAAATCTTCTGGAGCAGAAACACGCAGTTCACGTAACAAGTTTTCATCTGATATGGTGTCACGCTGCTGGAGCCATGTCTTGCACCACATACGACGCTTGGAAGGGACTTCATCAGATTTACCTTTGAAGTGTCTTTTTCTCCACATATATATTATTAACAATGCACAGGCTACCTTCCTTTTGCGgctcaacaccttcctcatcgttATTACCAAGTTTGCACGAAAAATCTGGAATGAACGCAACACGAACGTGTTTATATGAAACGACTGGCAGACATAGTTTACACGCAACTTCCTCTTTTCTACCGAACGTTCTTCATACGTCACTTCCCAAAAAACACCCATTGACGTAATTTCCTGCTTAAATGAACGTTTGATTGATCGTTAAATATTGCActtgtgtgtacaaagatcggtcGCTTAACTAATTGCGTTCGTTTACGTCACTTCCGCCTTCTTAATTATTTTCATCTTTTTGAGATCGTTTATGTGTGTATACACATCGGTCGGCCACGATCGCTCGTCATTGCCAAACGATCGTCGTCCGACTTGCTTTCAACCaacttttatctcatgtgtgtatgtagcttcacCCGTTTTAAAATAAGCTTTTCATAGCCATTATTTCCATTTTATCAATAATTAATCATTAGTCCTGTAgcagcttatactatacatactggggTTGACATACCAATAACGTAAAAATGGAGTAAAATAGAATTTGCAAGacatattgcattattgatcaaaaCCCCATTTTATGACACTTTTAAAAAACACTTAGGTACAATGACACTTACCCTTTAAGCAGTTTAACTGTTCTCAAATATCCATAGATGCCCATGTTCATAAAAGGTTCACCATTTATAGCTACAGTTTGTATAACGGGTGGCCccagcattagtgttgggcgaacacctggatgttcgggttcgcgaacgttcgccaaacatggccgcgatgttcgggtgttcgcgccgaactccgaacataatggaagtcaatggggacccgaactttcgtgctttgtaaagcctccttacatgctacataccccaaatttacacggtatgtgcaccttgggagtgggtacaagaggaaaaaaaattagcaaaaagagcttatagtttttgagaaaatcgattttaaaatttcaaagggaaaactgtcttttaaatgccggaaatgtctgttttctttgcacaggtaacatgctttttgtcggcatgcagtcataaatgtaatacagatgagaggttccaggaaaagggaccggtaacgctaacccagcagcagcacacgtgatggaacaggaggagggcggcgcaggaggagaaggccacgctttgagacacaacaacccaggccttgcatgaggacaagaagcgtgcggatagcatgcattttgccgccatgcagtcataaatgtaataaagataagaggttccataaacagggaccggcaacgctaacccagcagcagcacaaatttcaaagggaaaactgtcttttaaatgcgggaaatgtctgttttctttgcacaggtaacatgctttttgtcggcatgcagtcataaatgtaatacagatgagaggttccaggaaaagggaccggtaacgctaacccagcagcagcacacgtgatggaacaggaggagggcggcgcaggaggagaaggccacgctttgagacacaacaacccaggccttgcatgaggacaagaagcgtgcggatagcatgcattttgccgccatgcagtcataaatgtaataaagataagaggttccataaacagggaccggcaacgctaacccagcagcagcacacgtgatggaacaggaggaggcgcaggaggggaaggccacgctttgagacacaacaacccaggccttgcatgaggacaagaagcatgcggatagcatgcattttgccgccatgcagtcataaatgtaataaagataagaggttccataaacagggaccggcaacgctaacccagcagcagcacacgtgatggaacaggaggaggcgcaggaggagaaggccacgctttgaggcacaacaacccaggccttgcataaggacaagaagcgtgcggatagcatgcattttgccgccatgcagtcataaatgtaataaagataagaggttccataaacagggaccggcaacgctaacccagcagcagcacacgtgatggaacaggaggaggcgcaggaggagaaggccacgctttgagacacaacaacccaggacttgcatgaggacaagaagcgtgcggatagcatgcattttgccgccatgcagtcataaatgtaataaagataagaggttccataaacagggaccggcaacgctaacccagcagcagcacacgtgatggaacaggaggaggcgcaggaggagaaggccacgctttgagacacaacaacccaggacttgcatgaggacaagaagcgtgcggatagcatgcattttgccgccatgcagtcataaatgtaataaatagccagatgtgctcccagtaggaggttccataaacagggaccggcaacgctaacccagcagcagcacacgtgatggaacaggaggaggtgcaggaggagaaggccacgctttgagacacaacaacccaggccttgcatgaggacaagaagcgtgcggatagcatgcattttgccgccatgcagtcataaatgtaataaagataagaggttccataaacagggaccggcaacgctaacccagcagcagcacacgtgatggaacaggaggaggcgcaggaggagaaggccacgctttgagacacaacaacccaggccttgcatgaggacaagaagcgtgcggatagcatgcattttgccgccatgcagtcataaatgtaataaagataagaggttccataaacagggaccgacaacgctaacccagcagcagcacacgtgctggaacaggaggaggcgcaggaggagaaggccacgctttcagacacaacaacccaggccttgcatgaggacaagaagcgtgcggatagcatgcattttgccgccatgcagtcataaatgtaataaagctaagaggtttcataaacagggaccggcaacgctaacccagcagcagcacacatgatggaacaggaggaggcgcaggaggagaaggccacgctttgagacacaacaacccaggccttgcctgaggacaagaagcatgcggatagcccagcagacacacagagtggcagtaaacacaatgctatatagtgtgggtgagcggtgtactactgtcccagcagagacacagagtggcagtaaacacaatgctatatagtgtgggtgagcggtgtactactgttcccagcagcgacacaaagcaaaatgctatacagggtgagcggtgtactactgttcccagcagacacacagagtggcagtaaacacaattctatatagtgtggctgagcggcgtactactgttcccagcagacacacagagtggcagtaaacacaatgctatatagtgtgggtgagcggtgtactactgttcccagcagcgacacaaagcacaatgctatacagggtgagcggtgtactactgttcccagcagacacacagagtggcagtaaacacaatgctatatagtgtgggtgagcggtgtactactgttcccagcagcgacacagagcacaatgctatacagggtgggcggtgtactactgttcccagcagtgacacagagtggcagtaaacacaatgctatatagtgtgggtgagcggtgtactactattcccagcagcgacacagagcacaatgctatacagggtgagcggtgtactactgttcccagcagacacacagagtggcagtaaacacagtgctatatagtgtgggtgagcggtgtactactattcccagcagcgacacaatgaccgggggaccctggctggcctggctggagagagaactaccctgcctgcctacccaaagctaaacccacagacaaatgacggagaaatgacgtggatcgggtatttgtttacctgaaccacgtgacccgttcggccaatcagagcgcgttcgggtccgaaccacgtgacccattcggccaatcacagcgctagccgaacgttcgggtaacgttcggccatgcgctcttagttcggccatacggccgaacagtttggccgaacaccatcaggtgttcagccgaactcgaacatcacccgaacagggtgatgttctgcagaacccgaacagtggcgaacactgttcgcccaacactacccagcaTCTGCTAATTTATCAGGTGCTTCCAGGGCCCTAATAACCTGTTATATGTATGCTTATATGGGCCCAAACTTCCCCATGCCCGATAAAATACAAAAAGTGGCAAATGTGCAGAGATTGCAGTGGGGAGAACGCATACAGTTAGGCATTGTTGGGGGTCAGTTAGGCTTAGGCATCAGTTGGTAGTTTGATTATTGgttggggggtcagttagggtttgaCATCAGTTGGGGGGTCGGTTAATGTTTCTCTATTGAGAATGGGATCAGGCTAGGAAATAATAAAACATCAGTAATAGTAGGATATCAGTAATTtttccaatattctactagcaactATCTCCGGCGCCCATTTttctgggtattttttttttgcatatacgAGTATACCTAGCCTGCACAACTAGTACGTTTTCCAAAAGTCATGTTAATTTCCCAGCATTCTTTTAGTGGCACACTAAAAAATGCTTTCTGTGCCTTAACATATAGGGTTATATCCTCTTAATCCAGGTGGATGACCAGTGCCAGGGATATTGGGGCCACATGAAGTCGTGAAATGCATGCAAGGGATTCAGTAAGGTttataagtgaaaaaaaaaaaacactttggcctatatgcagttattttttttctcctgagttttctcctaagcaaTATTTTCACATAatgaaatgccctttaaaccttcagcaagcaagaaaaactcaaaattattttgacaatactttttcaactattttttgggtacttttacaattgaaaaattcTGAAAAGTTATAGTTATTTAGAATTTATTTAGAATTATTTAGAattagaattttagagtacagattctctttaaaccaccagcaagcaaaaagatactcaaaataatacttgtctaactactttttggtactttttctattgcaacgTGCTGAAGAATTATTGTAAAGAGAAGATGGAAAATTCTCCTGGGaggaaatgttaattgcatatgtgccccaaTGTTGTAAACTGGGTGCAAAGAAGACCAGTCATTTTCCTTATTTCATTCAACAATAACAAAACCAACAGCTCAACTTTTCCTCCTGCTTTCTTTGTATCTctcattgcaaatctgtcagTCTCCttatgagcaaaaaaaaaaacaaaaaacattgaatTACTTGTAGCTCTCACGTTAGACTTACACCATTTAATAGGTGCTGCTATATTTCTCATGCCATTGTTTTGATGTTAAAATTTTTggctaaaaaagtaatttattttaaAGTAAAGTATGGGGTGAAAAGCACCTAAATGTATGATCAGTaatagcttaaagaaaaccttaacTAGAGTTTATTAAGGGACAGGAGAAAGAGCTGCCCAAGTGTTAAAAGTATGATTAAAATCTataaaaagaattagaggcaCCCATAGCTAGGTGAAACACTTACAGCTAGCACTATATATTAGTCTAAAAAAGTGAGTACAACAATTTCCCACGAAACACTTTGCTTATATCCAGTGTTGCTGTTACCTACAGTATGCAGGTACACCACCtgtaatttttatgttttttaaccacttaccgatgacccaacacattaaaacattctgttggagcctcttaatggctccaggacatttgaATGCATTGGGGACATGGAGATTCATGACTGGGATAGGGAAACGATCATTCCTGTACCCAATTGCAAATCTGATCAGGGTCCATGTCAATTCATAACACAGAAAGTAGTATAACGCtaatcaaatgtaaaaaaaaagaaaaagaaaaagtgaacacttcttgTTAAACAGGATAGTGTTTGCAGTGCCGTCCAGAGGCCAaaaagtaaacacacacacacacacacacacacacacacacacacacacacacacacacacacacacacacacacacacacacacacacacacacacacacacacacacacacacacacacacacacacacacacacacacacacacacacacacacacacacacacacacacctacacctacacctacacaacttacatttaaaattaaacaaTAATAGAATTAATCTCTTCCACTTCCagaagccacccccccccctaccccaactcttgtaaaaaaaattaaaccaatttaaaaaaaatagttgccttagggactcagcttttttaatatgcattttatgagggtatattcctgttattttactacataaggacttgtaattatggactagacacaaaaaaacctgaaaaattacacctatattttcaagtaatatattgtcaccatacattgtgatagggacatcatttaaatgacgTAATAACatggacaaatgtgcaaatacaatacgtgggtcataattatggtagcatgttttatttttaaagagaaccagagatgaagaaatatcctatttatacatacctggggcttcctccagctccataagcctggatcgctcccacgccgccatccaccgctgcctctgtccgccagtaccgggtcccatcatttcagtcgatgcaagcgcagtgcgctccctctgcactgcgcaggcgcatgcatgcaaagccggagggagcccctgcgcatgcgtacaactggtcacGTCcggtggaagtgacgggacccggtaccggtgatagaggcagtggaggatggcggtgtgggagtgatccaggcttatggggctggaggaagccccaggtatgtataacatcttttctcATTTTTTACCcaggcttcgtctctggttccctttaaactatattggctgaaaactgagacattttttgggggggtattattccaattaaaatgcatttggaatcAAATAATCCTcagcaaaatgtacaacccaatgaaagcctaattggtgcccaaaaaaacaaggtatagatcattttgttgtgataagtagtaacaaagttattggcgaatagaagggaggagcgctgacaggcgaaaattgctgtggtttgttagggtaaaaaccccttggaGTGAAATGGTTAATCATATTTTATCAGCCTCTTTCTCTTTCCCAATATTGTACTCAATACCCTCCCTAGTAGGATGATCATCAGTATCCTGCATGACAGTTGATGACTGTTTATTTTTGTCTTCAAGAGAGCGATTACACCCGCAGCAGTTTGGGAAACTCAAGTGGAGATTCATTTTCTTCACACGCCATATCGAtgtttgcttaacctccttggcggtatgaaaaataccgccaggagggagcgcagcagtttttttaaaaaaaattttttttttaatcatgtagcgagccgagggctcgctacatgatagccgctgctgagcggcatccccccgcccgcttcgatcgccttcggcgatctccgatcaggaaatcccgttcatagaacgggatttcctggagggcttcccccgtcgccatggcgacggggcgggatgacgtcaccgacgtcactgacgtcgggacgtcattgggagtcccgggccacccctcggcgctgcctggcactgattggccaggcagcgctggggtctggggggggggggggccgcgcgccgcagcaaatagcggcgatcgggcgggggccggcggcgatcagagtgctggcgcagctagcaaagtgctagctgcgtccagcaaaaaaaaaattatgaaaatcggcccagcagggcctgagcggcaccctccggcggcttaccccgtgtcacacacggggttaccgccagggaggttaaagaggaactttaaccaaggatcaaacttcatcccaaacagtagctcat from Hyperolius riggenbachi isolate aHypRig1 chromosome 5, aHypRig1.pri, whole genome shotgun sequence encodes the following:
- the LOC137518272 gene encoding putative nuclease HARBI1; translation: MPDATFQYLLRLLTPMIAKQDTWMRKAITPEQRLIATLRFLATGRAFQDLKFSTGISPQALGYIIPDTCKAIISCLKNEYMKFPRTQEEWLDIAEDFEQLWHFPNCGGALDGKHIRITPPRGSGSFYFNYKGFHSIVLMALVNAHYEFIMVDIGSNGRVSDGGVLEQTVFLNKLKQKRLNLPHNGQTKKGYNFVFVADEAFALQEHVIKPFPQRDLNMSKKKYNYRLSRARRIVENAFGILANRFRVLHTAINLRIDKIDLVVYACCMLHNFLRRRHGLHYMPTNSVDHEDLQLGTIIPGEWRTQQAPLTELEPSAPRNASFSAKDNREQYMHYFNGEGAVPWQNRMVR